The Hyphomonas sediminis genome contains a region encoding:
- the gdhA gene encoding NADP-specific glutamate dehydrogenase has product MTTIDEKLQPIYADVLRRNAGETEFLQAVHEVLESLGRVVTKRPEYADNALIERICEPERQIIFRVPWVDDRGDVQINRGFRVQFNSALGPYKGGIRFHPSVNVGIIKFLGFEQTFKNALTGMPIGGGKGGSDFNPRGRSDNEIMRFCQSFMTELYRHLGEYTDVPAGDIGVGAREIGYMFGQYKRITNRYEAGVLTGKGLVYGGSRARKEATGYGAVYFVERMLGANKQAFAGKRAVVSGSGNVAVYTIEKITEFGGKVIACSDSNGYIVDEDGIDLELLKDIKEVRRERISEYARRKTGTHYIEQGSVWDVPCDVAMPSATQNELTGKDAATLIRNGVIAVGEGANMPSTPDAIRNFQEAGVLFAPGKAANAGGVATSALEMQQNASRDSWTFDQTEARLADIMRNIHDNCAATAEEYGVPNDYVVGANIAGFVRVAEAMNAFGVI; this is encoded by the coding sequence TTGACCACAATCGACGAGAAGCTGCAGCCCATTTACGCGGATGTCCTTCGCCGTAACGCAGGTGAAACCGAATTCCTGCAAGCGGTCCATGAGGTTCTCGAAAGTTTGGGACGAGTCGTCACCAAACGCCCGGAATATGCAGATAATGCTCTGATCGAACGCATCTGCGAACCCGAGCGCCAGATCATTTTCCGCGTGCCCTGGGTAGATGACAGGGGCGACGTACAGATCAACCGGGGCTTTCGCGTGCAGTTCAACTCTGCGCTCGGCCCCTACAAGGGCGGCATCCGCTTTCACCCGTCCGTAAATGTCGGCATCATCAAGTTTCTTGGCTTCGAGCAGACCTTCAAGAATGCGCTGACCGGAATGCCCATCGGCGGCGGAAAAGGTGGTTCTGACTTCAACCCGCGCGGCAGATCAGACAACGAAATCATGCGCTTTTGTCAGTCGTTCATGACAGAGCTTTACCGCCACCTTGGTGAGTATACTGATGTTCCGGCCGGAGACATTGGAGTCGGCGCGCGCGAGATCGGTTATATGTTCGGCCAGTACAAGCGCATCACGAACCGCTATGAAGCAGGCGTTCTGACTGGCAAGGGACTCGTCTATGGCGGCTCGCGCGCCCGCAAGGAAGCGACCGGCTACGGTGCGGTTTATTTCGTCGAGCGTATGCTGGGTGCAAACAAACAGGCCTTCGCAGGCAAACGCGCGGTCGTCTCAGGCTCCGGCAATGTCGCCGTTTACACCATTGAGAAAATCACCGAGTTCGGCGGCAAAGTCATCGCCTGCTCCGATTCCAACGGCTACATTGTAGATGAAGATGGGATCGACCTGGAACTGCTCAAGGACATCAAGGAAGTCCGCCGCGAACGCATTTCAGAGTATGCGCGCCGCAAGACGGGCACCCACTACATTGAGCAAGGTTCGGTATGGGATGTGCCATGCGACGTTGCGATGCCCTCCGCGACGCAGAACGAGTTGACCGGCAAGGATGCCGCCACGCTCATCCGGAACGGTGTAATTGCCGTTGGCGAAGGCGCGAACATGCCGTCAACGCCTGATGCAATCAGAAACTTCCAGGAAGCCGGCGTCCTCTTTGCTCCAGGCAAAGCAGCCAATGCCGGCGGTGTGGCAACATCTGCCCTGGAGATGCAACAGAACGCCTCAAGAGACAGCTGGACATTTGACCAGACCGAAGCCCGCCTGGCAGATATCATGCGCAACATTCACGATAACTGTGCCGCAACCGCCGAAGAATATGGCGTCCCCAACGATTACGTCGTTGGCGCCAACATTGCAGGCTTTGTCCGCGTCGCCGAAGCAATGAATGCATTCGGCGTCATCTGA